One part of the Mariniflexile litorale genome encodes these proteins:
- a CDS encoding type II and III secretion system protein: MSYRILTIIFFCFFINVCFSQTNIEIFTKKIDELAKTKKGLNENVRIDLAGLTLYDFINALAEEHQLNVSVDSNLNQLVTSNFYDVNIKDVFMFLIKKHDLDVEVMNNILIFKKKPDQVIVEKIKTLKKIDVTYNNENAFLSINLKNDSLPRVAQAITDASKKNVVLAPDIKGELVSAYILNRPFDQVLEMMAKSNSLVLSVDENNIYYLEKDIVTQPAVKSTTQNGRSRSSSTQRNTSSSNDNGAFEIKINDKGFLDVKATEADAAEMIIDAAEKLNINYFMYNTPTGVSTTLMSKDISFDDLLEHLFIGENYTYKKFNDLYLIGEHTTPGLRTIELIQLENRTIETVLSTLPSSLTKGLEIKEFIELNGFVVSGSKTRIQEFKDYIHEIDLVVPVIQIEVIIVQYQKSYEIQTGMQAGIDNQQRTTSGALFPTTDVALNATSVNGLIDAFNGLGIINLGKVSEKFYLNLKALENNSLIKLSSTPKLVTLNGHDATSSIGETSYYFEQNNRLLTSGIGNDILQSGTWKSTEANLSINIKPFVSKDENVTLTIAVEKSSFLGRVGEGAPPGKSTQKFESLVRVKNNEMVLLGGLDELENENSGTGTPLLSRIPVIKWLFSGRTKRKEKSKLHIFIKPTVTY; the protein is encoded by the coding sequence ATATGATTTTATTAATGCTTTGGCAGAGGAACATCAGTTAAATGTAAGTGTTGATTCAAATTTAAATCAATTGGTGACCAGCAATTTTTATGATGTAAACATAAAGGATGTATTTATGTTTTTAATTAAAAAGCACGATTTGGATGTTGAAGTAATGAACAATATTTTAATATTCAAAAAAAAACCAGATCAGGTAATCGTTGAGAAAATAAAGACTTTAAAAAAAATTGATGTCACTTATAATAATGAAAACGCTTTTTTATCCATTAATCTCAAAAACGATTCTTTACCTAGAGTTGCCCAAGCCATAACAGATGCATCAAAAAAAAATGTTGTATTAGCGCCAGATATTAAAGGAGAATTAGTATCAGCCTATATACTAAATAGACCCTTTGATCAAGTTCTTGAAATGATGGCAAAGTCTAATAGCTTAGTGCTTAGTGTAGATGAAAATAATATTTATTATCTCGAAAAGGATATTGTTACACAACCAGCGGTAAAATCTACCACGCAAAATGGCAGAAGTAGAAGTTCATCAACTCAAAGAAATACATCATCAAGTAATGATAATGGAGCTTTTGAGATTAAAATTAATGACAAAGGGTTTTTAGACGTTAAAGCAACAGAAGCAGATGCTGCAGAAATGATTATAGATGCCGCAGAGAAATTAAATATTAATTATTTTATGTACAATACCCCCACTGGGGTAAGTACAACATTAATGTCTAAAGATATTTCATTTGATGATTTATTAGAACATCTCTTTATAGGTGAAAATTACACCTATAAAAAGTTTAATGATTTATATTTAATTGGAGAACACACTACACCAGGGTTAAGAACTATAGAATTAATACAATTAGAAAACAGAACTATAGAAACTGTTTTAAGTACCCTTCCAAGTAGTTTGACAAAAGGTCTTGAAATTAAAGAGTTTATCGAGCTAAATGGTTTTGTTGTTTCTGGATCAAAAACGCGCATTCAAGAATTTAAAGATTATATTCATGAAATCGACTTAGTGGTTCCTGTAATTCAAATTGAAGTCATAATAGTACAATATCAAAAATCCTACGAAATCCAAACAGGCATGCAAGCCGGCATTGACAATCAGCAAAGAACAACTTCAGGAGCCCTTTTTCCAACAACTGATGTTGCCCTTAATGCCACTTCTGTAAATGGATTAATAGATGCATTTAATGGACTTGGAATTATTAATCTTGGTAAGGTTTCTGAGAAATTTTATTTAAACTTAAAGGCATTAGAAAATAATTCACTTATTAAACTATCCTCAACACCAAAACTTGTAACCCTAAATGGACACGATGCCACCTCTTCTATAGGAGAAACTAGTTACTATTTTGAGCAAAATAATAGATTATTAACGTCAGGGATTGGCAATGATATTCTTCAATCTGGTACATGGAAATCTACCGAAGCAAACTTAAGTATTAACATCAAGCCTTTTGTGTCTAAAGATGAAAATGTAACTCTTACTATTGCTGTTGAAAAAAGTTCTTTTCTTGGAAGAGTTGGAGAAGGTGCTCCTCCTGGAAAATCTACTCAAAAATTTGAATCGTTAGTTCGGGTAAAAAACAATGAAATGGTGCTTTTAGGTGGACTAGACGAATTAGAAAATGAAAACTCAGGAACGGGAACCCCTTTATTATCAAGAATTCCAGTAATTAAATGGTTATTTAGTGGTAGAACAAAAAGAAAAGAAAAATCTAAACTGCACATTTTTATTAAACCA